In one window of Desulfonatronum thioautotrophicum DNA:
- a CDS encoding M23 family metallopeptidase → MKRNTYIHRARPSSPRGMRWKRIFLVIALLLVLPKLTMLAMSYMTGTNAPVVSSALDLQRIQLVAMERSPSSRTEQSPRSASESVETVSPDSDILASEEETVLDETSSVLEKIVQVARGDTLMGILLDAGLARSEAHAAVSALQEVYNPRSLRPGHEVVLTFVPGSEQEEDGFFAGLRMQVDVDRNVLVLREGEEDFAAKEEQWELQVVPHVAHGEITSSLYTAAARSGMPSSVLIQMIRALSFDVDFQRDIQPGDRFEAMFERELDDQGQAVREGALLYANLETSGRTLQIFRYTALDGETDYFNARGQSVRRTLMLTPIDGARISSGYGMRRHPILGYSRMHPGLDFAAPTGTPIMAAGNGVVTHAGRKGNYGITVELRHPNEYTTLYAHMSRLGRGISRGARVTQGQVIGYVGSTGMSTGPHLHYEVHLRGQHVNPASVNSPPGRTLTGEDLNLFKAMTKQMQAQYASLAGRVVAETIPVDASNHEE, encoded by the coding sequence ATGAAACGCAACACCTACATTCACCGAGCACGCCCCTCTTCGCCACGGGGAATGCGCTGGAAACGGATTTTCTTGGTCATTGCCCTGCTTTTGGTTTTGCCCAAACTGACCATGCTGGCCATGTCCTACATGACCGGGACGAACGCTCCCGTGGTTTCTTCCGCCCTTGACCTGCAACGCATCCAACTGGTCGCCATGGAGCGAAGTCCCTCGTCGCGGACAGAGCAATCTCCTCGATCTGCCTCGGAGTCTGTCGAGACCGTATCCCCGGATTCGGACATATTGGCCAGCGAGGAAGAGACCGTTCTGGATGAGACCAGTAGTGTCCTGGAAAAAATTGTTCAGGTGGCACGTGGCGACACGCTGATGGGAATTCTTCTGGACGCAGGACTGGCTCGTTCCGAGGCCCACGCCGCGGTTTCGGCCCTGCAGGAGGTTTACAACCCTCGCTCATTGCGTCCCGGCCATGAGGTGGTACTGACGTTTGTTCCCGGCTCGGAGCAGGAGGAAGATGGTTTTTTTGCCGGACTGCGAATGCAAGTGGACGTGGACCGCAATGTCCTGGTGCTGCGTGAGGGGGAAGAGGATTTTGCGGCGAAAGAAGAGCAGTGGGAGCTGCAAGTCGTTCCGCATGTCGCCCACGGGGAGATCACCTCCAGCCTGTATACTGCTGCCGCCCGGTCGGGCATGCCCAGCTCCGTGCTGATCCAGATGATCCGGGCTCTGTCTTTTGATGTGGACTTCCAACGTGACATCCAGCCCGGCGACCGCTTTGAGGCGATGTTCGAACGTGAGCTGGACGATCAGGGCCAAGCGGTTCGCGAGGGGGCGCTGCTGTACGCCAACCTGGAAACCAGCGGACGGACCCTGCAAATTTTTCGGTATACCGCTCTGGACGGGGAGACGGACTACTTTAACGCGCGTGGGCAGAGCGTCCGTAGGACACTGATGCTGACCCCCATCGACGGCGCACGGATCAGCTCAGGGTATGGCATGCGTCGACACCCGATCCTCGGCTACAGTCGGATGCATCCCGGGCTGGACTTCGCTGCCCCCACCGGAACCCCGATCATGGCTGCCGGCAATGGCGTCGTCACCCATGCCGGACGCAAAGGGAATTATGGCATTACCGTGGAACTGCGGCACCCTAATGAATACACGACATTGTATGCGCATATGAGCCGGCTCGGCCGGGGGATCAGCCGGGGTGCCCGAGTCACGCAGGGCCAGGTGATCGGCTATGTCGGCAGCACGGGCATGTCCACTGGGCCGCATCTGCACTACGAGGTCCATCTCCGAGGCCAGCATGTCAACCCGGCTTCGGTAAATTCACCTCCCGGGCGGACGCTGACCGGCGAGGACCTGAACTTGTTCAAGGCCATGACCAAGCAGATGCAGGCGCAGTATGCCTCTCTGGCAGGACGAGTCGTTGCCGAAACGATCCCTGTGGATGCGTCGAACCACGAGGAGTGA
- the der gene encoding ribosome biogenesis GTPase Der yields the protein MHHELPVVALIGRPNVGKSSLFNRLLRSSKALTHNLPGVTRDRIYGEVLRGDKPYALVDTGGLEPESNEDIKQAVLGQAREALLEATLVLMVVDGREGPNALDEQVADLLRAANKPVLLIVNKVDGAEKEDLLTADFHQFGFPLFAVSAAHGHGLNQLRETIVDRLPTSTAEDLGSLDLSTLKQSGSSDQNGHDEQGDDEDPEEAEPKTGGLRLALLGRPNVGKSSLINTLIGYHRVIVSNEAGTTRDSVDVTWQAGDKTYTLVDTAGVRKRTRIQDSLERFSVLKSLRSSKKAQITLLVLDAVEGLTGQDKKLFSFLDREKTPLIAVINKIDLIPRNELNALKKQFKDELSFAGHVPLVFTSTMTRAGLGGLLPLAERIWDQCQTRISTGQLNRILGEATQKHQPAVVQRRRAKFFYVTQSDVAPPTFVFFVNDPDLVKPAYSRYLENQIRKRFNLNLTPLQLYFRSSHDQNRK from the coding sequence ATGCATCACGAACTGCCCGTCGTGGCTCTGATCGGTCGGCCCAATGTCGGCAAATCCTCCCTGTTCAACCGATTGTTGCGGTCCTCCAAGGCATTGACCCACAATCTCCCCGGCGTGACCCGGGACCGCATCTACGGGGAAGTACTCCGCGGCGACAAGCCCTACGCCCTGGTGGACACCGGCGGCCTGGAACCGGAATCCAACGAAGACATCAAACAGGCCGTACTGGGCCAGGCCCGTGAAGCCCTGCTGGAGGCGACCCTGGTGCTGATGGTCGTGGATGGCCGGGAAGGGCCGAATGCGCTGGACGAGCAGGTGGCCGATCTGCTGCGCGCGGCCAATAAGCCGGTGCTGCTGATCGTCAACAAGGTGGACGGCGCGGAGAAGGAAGACCTGCTCACCGCGGACTTTCACCAGTTCGGCTTCCCGCTTTTCGCCGTCTCCGCGGCCCACGGCCACGGCCTGAATCAACTGCGGGAGACGATCGTGGACCGATTGCCAACCTCGACGGCCGAGGACCTTGGGTCACTCGACCTGTCCACCTTGAAACAAAGCGGATCAAGCGACCAAAACGGACATGACGAGCAGGGCGACGATGAGGACCCGGAAGAAGCTGAGCCCAAGACTGGAGGGTTGCGCCTCGCGCTGCTCGGACGCCCCAACGTGGGCAAATCCTCCCTGATCAACACCCTGATCGGCTATCACCGGGTGATTGTCTCCAACGAGGCCGGAACCACCAGGGACAGCGTGGACGTGACCTGGCAGGCCGGGGACAAGACCTACACCCTGGTGGACACCGCCGGAGTGCGCAAGCGCACCCGCATTCAGGACAGCCTGGAGCGTTTCAGCGTCCTGAAATCCCTGCGCAGCAGCAAAAAAGCCCAGATCACCCTGCTGGTCCTGGATGCGGTGGAGGGCTTGACCGGACAGGACAAGAAGCTGTTCTCCTTCCTGGACCGCGAAAAAACCCCGCTGATCGCGGTGATCAACAAGATCGACCTGATCCCCCGCAATGAGCTGAATGCTTTGAAGAAACAGTTCAAGGACGAATTGTCCTTCGCCGGACACGTCCCCCTGGTCTTCACCTCCACCATGACCCGGGCCGGGTTGGGCGGCCTGCTGCCCCTGGCGGAACGGATCTGGGACCAGTGTCAGACCAGGATTTCCACCGGCCAGCTGAACCGTATCCTCGGAGAGGCCACCCAGAAACACCAGCCCGCCGTGGTCCAGCGCCGCCGGGCCAAATTCTTCTATGTCACCCAAAGCGACGTGGCCCCGCCAACCTTCGTCTTCTTCGTCAACGATCCTGATCTGGTCAAGCCAGCCTACTCCAGATACCTGGAAAACCAAATCCGCAAGCGCTTCAACCTGAACCTGACCCCGTTGCAACTCTATTTCCGCTCCAGCCATGACCAGAATCGCAAGTAG
- the dnaX gene encoding DNA polymerase III subunit gamma/tau, giving the protein MSHVQLTAKHRPQTFARVAGQEEIRAILSRAAAQDRVAAAYLFSGTRGVGKTTLARIFAKALNCITAPTAEPCNNCHHCRQITIGSAPDVAEIDGASNRGIEQARRLKEDVGYAPMDCRYKVIIIDEAHMLTKEAFNALLKTMEEPPPRVTFIMATTEPHKFPATIVSRSQHYVFKMLSQQGLQSHLEHILKLEDREFEPAAVTLLARRAAGSVRDGMSLLEQVLTISEQTLRLEDVRRILGLAGGEMFQRLIQAMREQDCIAVHDVLGDLLRQGLDLGFFLRELAGLWRNLFLLRQAGEKALPLLDLPEEEGLAWQRVANDLSPTYIHAAWQITLEAQRKVLTSLEPAQALEMLLLNLTYLPALVPLDHAFAVPSGQSGQSGQSVQTAMAGSKSALPRESGQSGSGPHPSGGTTSRQSWRERTQSGVTPAAVPTPERASRPAARNTVPTAPVGPPETAIVDAFHRAASPSASERTPGSSSEELPRATRDHPPDSSYPPAPQPPSARFAQETRQLVTWPPQEESQDQNQDHGQGRSSAATHAAPNFSKTPQESVSSKSWEGFLEHYDRLCRSDQACFPGLRQIDCSMTEQGLTLRCRHMVQFNGLSDPHKRRALENLVSEYFGRALQVDLLAPHKGQAARAATTTASSLDKHPLVSDFVDHFKAKVVSVEPRSPGNTPARST; this is encoded by the coding sequence ATGTCCCACGTCCAACTCACCGCCAAGCACCGCCCTCAAACCTTTGCCCGGGTCGCCGGGCAGGAGGAGATTCGGGCTATCTTGTCCCGGGCCGCGGCCCAGGATCGCGTGGCCGCGGCCTATTTGTTCAGCGGTACCCGGGGTGTGGGGAAGACAACCCTGGCACGGATTTTCGCCAAGGCGTTGAACTGCATCACCGCCCCCACGGCCGAGCCGTGCAACAATTGCCACCACTGCCGCCAGATCACCATTGGTTCCGCCCCTGATGTGGCCGAGATCGACGGAGCTTCCAATCGGGGGATTGAACAGGCTCGACGACTCAAGGAGGACGTGGGCTACGCTCCGATGGATTGTCGCTACAAGGTGATCATCATCGACGAAGCGCACATGTTGACCAAGGAAGCCTTCAACGCGCTACTCAAAACCATGGAGGAGCCGCCGCCCCGGGTGACCTTCATCATGGCCACCACCGAGCCGCACAAATTTCCAGCCACGATCGTCAGTCGCAGCCAGCATTACGTTTTCAAGATGCTGTCCCAGCAAGGACTGCAATCCCACCTTGAGCACATCTTGAAACTGGAGGACCGGGAATTCGAACCGGCTGCCGTGACTCTGCTGGCCCGCCGGGCAGCAGGCAGCGTCCGAGACGGCATGTCCTTGCTTGAACAGGTCCTGACCATCAGTGAGCAGACCTTACGTCTCGAGGACGTCCGGAGAATTCTCGGCCTGGCTGGCGGAGAAATGTTCCAGCGGCTCATCCAGGCCATGCGCGAACAGGACTGCATTGCCGTGCACGATGTCCTGGGCGACCTGCTTCGCCAAGGTCTGGATCTTGGTTTTTTCCTGCGTGAATTGGCCGGACTGTGGCGCAACCTTTTCCTGCTGCGCCAAGCCGGCGAAAAGGCCCTGCCCCTCCTGGATTTGCCGGAGGAGGAAGGCCTTGCATGGCAGAGGGTGGCCAATGATCTTTCTCCCACCTACATCCATGCCGCATGGCAGATCACCCTGGAGGCCCAGCGCAAGGTTTTGACCAGCCTGGAACCGGCCCAGGCCCTGGAAATGCTCCTCTTGAACCTGACCTATCTGCCAGCCCTGGTTCCGCTGGACCATGCGTTTGCTGTTCCTTCCGGCCAGTCCGGCCAGTCAGGCCAATCCGTCCAGACCGCCATGGCCGGATCGAAAAGCGCTCTGCCCAGGGAGAGTGGTCAGTCCGGTTCAGGACCGCACCCATCTGGCGGGACGACGTCCAGGCAATCCTGGCGGGAAAGAACACAGAGCGGAGTGACTCCGGCTGCCGTACCGACACCGGAACGAGCGTCCAGGCCAGCGGCTCGCAACACGGTCCCAACAGCACCTGTCGGCCCACCGGAAACAGCCATTGTGGATGCATTTCACCGCGCTGCGTCCCCTTCCGCATCCGAAAGAACTCCCGGCTCATCTTCGGAGGAATTGCCCAGGGCGACACGCGACCATCCTCCCGACTCCAGCTATCCACCTGCGCCTCAGCCCCCATCAGCCCGGTTTGCCCAGGAAACCAGACAGCTGGTCACCTGGCCGCCCCAGGAGGAGAGCCAAGACCAAAACCAGGATCATGGCCAGGGCCGGAGTTCTGCGGCAACGCATGCAGCGCCAAATTTTTCCAAAACGCCGCAAGAGTCTGTTTCAAGCAAGTCCTGGGAGGGCTTTCTGGAACATTACGACCGGTTGTGTCGCAGCGATCAGGCCTGCTTCCCGGGGCTGCGCCAAATCGATTGTTCCATGACGGAACAAGGCTTGACCCTCCGTTGCCGCCACATGGTGCAGTTCAATGGGCTGAGCGACCCCCACAAGCGACGGGCACTGGAAAATCTGGTCAGTGAATATTTTGGCCGTGCCCTGCAGGTGGACCTCCTCGCACCGCACAAAGGCCAGGCCGCCAGAGCGGCCACCACGACGGCATCCTCTTTGGACAAACATCCATTGGTGAGCGATTTTGTTGATCATTTCAAGGCAAAAGTGGTTTCCGTGGAACCACGATCTCCCGGCAACACCCCAGCCCGGTCCACGTAA
- the gatB gene encoding Asp-tRNA(Asn)/Glu-tRNA(Gln) amidotransferase subunit GatB, which translates to MSAYEAVIGLEVHAQLRTRTKIFCSCSTEFGREPNSNVCPVCTGMPGVLPVLNRRAVEYAAKMGLAVDCTVNPRSVFARKNYFYPDLPKAYQISQYEQPLAEHGRLRISVNGTEKTIGITRIHMEEDAGKSIHSATENKSFVDLNRTGVPLIEIVSEPDLRGADEAVAYLKALRSILIYLEICDGNMEEGSFRCDANVSIRPKGVAELGTRAELKNLNSFRHVHKAIEYEISRQAALLEDGERVVQETRLYDVDKGITVSMRGKEEAHDYRYFPDPDLVPLLISVELLADLERSIPELPQAREARFISEYGLPEAAAQTLTAEKDLADYFEATARLYPEPQKISNWILSDLLRELNQAKTAAADSPLTPEHLAELLTMIDSGRISTRIAKQIFPDVFATRESPQKVVERKGLAQISDTGALEAVVDSILAANPKEVEAFKNGKTKLMGFFVGQVMRQTKGQANPDLVNKLIMEKLQ; encoded by the coding sequence GTGTCCGCGTATGAAGCCGTGATCGGCCTGGAGGTGCACGCCCAGCTGCGCACCAGGACCAAAATATTCTGCTCCTGTTCGACCGAATTCGGTCGGGAACCTAATTCCAACGTCTGCCCGGTCTGCACGGGCATGCCCGGCGTGCTACCGGTGCTCAACCGCCGGGCCGTGGAGTACGCGGCGAAGATGGGGCTGGCCGTGGACTGCACGGTCAATCCGCGCTCGGTCTTCGCCCGCAAGAACTATTTTTATCCTGATCTGCCCAAGGCGTATCAGATCTCCCAGTATGAGCAGCCCCTGGCCGAACACGGCCGGTTGCGGATTTCCGTGAACGGCACGGAAAAGACCATCGGCATCACCCGGATCCACATGGAGGAGGACGCCGGCAAGTCCATCCATTCCGCCACGGAGAACAAGAGCTTCGTGGATCTGAACCGTACCGGGGTGCCGCTCATCGAGATCGTCAGCGAACCCGATCTGCGCGGCGCGGACGAAGCCGTGGCCTATCTCAAGGCCCTGCGCTCCATCCTGATCTATCTGGAGATCTGCGACGGAAACATGGAAGAAGGCAGTTTCCGTTGCGACGCCAACGTGTCCATCCGCCCCAAGGGAGTCGCGGAACTGGGCACCCGGGCCGAGTTGAAGAACCTCAATTCCTTCCGCCATGTACACAAGGCCATTGAATACGAGATTTCCCGCCAGGCCGCCCTGCTGGAGGACGGCGAGCGGGTGGTCCAGGAAACCCGGCTCTACGACGTGGACAAGGGGATCACCGTGTCCATGCGCGGCAAGGAGGAAGCCCACGACTACCGGTATTTTCCGGACCCGGACCTGGTTCCGCTGCTGATCTCCGTGGAGCTGCTGGCCGACCTGGAGCGCTCCATCCCGGAACTGCCCCAGGCCCGGGAAGCCCGGTTCATCTCCGAGTACGGACTGCCCGAAGCCGCGGCCCAGACCTTGACCGCGGAGAAGGATCTGGCGGACTACTTCGAGGCAACGGCCCGGCTGTATCCGGAGCCGCAAAAGATCAGCAACTGGATACTTTCCGATCTGCTGCGGGAACTGAATCAGGCCAAGACCGCCGCGGCCGACTCGCCGCTGACTCCGGAACATCTGGCCGAGTTGCTGACCATGATCGATTCCGGTCGGATCAGCACGCGCATCGCCAAACAGATATTTCCGGACGTCTTCGCCACCAGGGAATCGCCGCAAAAGGTCGTGGAGCGCAAGGGGCTGGCCCAGATTTCGGACACCGGAGCCCTGGAGGCCGTGGTGGATTCCATCCTGGCCGCCAACCCCAAAGAGGTCGAAGCCTTCAAAAACGGCAAGACCAAATTGATGGGCTTCTTCGTCGGCCAGGTCATGCGCCAAACCAAGGGTCAGGCCAATCCGGACCTGGTGAACAAGCTGATCATGGAGAAGCTGCAATAA
- the mtnA gene encoding S-methyl-5-thioribose-1-phosphate isomerase, translated as MHPHIQFKPEANELHLLDQRLLPLIEEWFVCRNMADIITALKEMVIRGAPAIGVTAAYGCCIAAGTIDPNSPSWHADLDAQLTELAQARPTAVNLTWAVALMRQTWQDHPEMNLKALRTAWITQAIDMHRRDEEVNREMGRHGAALLRDGDTVMTHCNAGALATGAYGTALGVIRAAVESGKSIAVLANETRPFLQGARLTAYELAQDRIPVTVCCDNAVGLLMTKGKVQAVVVGADRVAANGDAANKIGTYTVAVLAKRHGVPFYVAVPFSTIDFATPSGTEIPIEERTPREVTHIQDRRISPESVPVLNFAFDVTPAELITGLITEKGVIKPSDLQQYAST; from the coding sequence ATGCACCCACACATCCAATTCAAGCCCGAGGCCAATGAGCTTCACCTCCTCGATCAGCGGCTCCTGCCGCTGATCGAGGAATGGTTCGTCTGCCGGAACATGGCCGACATCATTACCGCGCTCAAGGAAATGGTCATTCGCGGCGCTCCGGCCATCGGCGTGACCGCGGCCTATGGCTGTTGCATCGCAGCCGGCACGATCGATCCGAATTCCCCGTCCTGGCACGCGGACCTGGATGCCCAGTTGACGGAACTGGCCCAGGCCAGGCCCACGGCAGTCAACCTGACCTGGGCCGTGGCCCTGATGCGCCAAACCTGGCAAGATCATCCGGAAATGAATCTGAAGGCGCTCCGCACGGCCTGGATCACCCAGGCCATTGATATGCACCGCCGCGACGAAGAGGTGAACCGGGAGATGGGCCGACACGGCGCGGCCCTGCTCCGAGACGGCGATACGGTGATGACCCACTGCAATGCCGGAGCTCTGGCCACGGGGGCCTACGGCACGGCTCTTGGAGTAATCCGGGCCGCCGTGGAATCCGGAAAGAGTATTGCCGTGTTGGCCAACGAGACCCGGCCTTTTTTACAGGGTGCGCGGCTGACCGCCTATGAACTGGCCCAGGACCGTATCCCGGTGACCGTTTGCTGCGACAATGCCGTGGGCCTGCTCATGACCAAGGGCAAGGTCCAGGCCGTGGTCGTGGGCGCGGACCGGGTGGCGGCCAATGGCGACGCGGCCAACAAGATCGGGACGTACACCGTGGCCGTCCTGGCAAAGCGGCACGGTGTGCCCTTTTACGTCGCGGTTCCCTTTTCCACCATCGACTTTGCCACGCCTTCGGGTACGGAGATTCCCATTGAAGAGCGCACGCCCCGGGAGGTGACCCACATCCAGGATCGGCGCATCTCGCCCGAGAGCGTTCCAGTGCTCAATTTTGCCTTTGACGTCACCCCGGCCGAGTTGATCACCGGCCTGATCACCGAAAAAGGCGTGATCAAGCCGTCGGACCTGCAGCAATACGCATCAACATAA
- a CDS encoding type II toxin-antitoxin system HicB family antitoxin → MEQKITITYWQDGEFWLGYLNAHPEYMTQGMTLEELRDNLKDIYLDLHSGQIPCPRQQEDLVFV, encoded by the coding sequence ATGGAACAAAAAATTACAATCACGTATTGGCAGGATGGAGAATTCTGGCTGGGATACCTCAATGCACACCCCGAATACATGACCCAGGGCATGACCCTGGAAGAGTTGAGAGACAACTTGAAGGATATTTACCTTGATCTGCACTCGGGTCAGATTCCTTGTCCAAGACAACAAGAAGACCTGGTTTTCGTGTGA
- a CDS encoding YbaB/EbfC family nucleoid-associated protein yields MKGMGDLVRQAQMMQNKISKLQEEVGQRTVEAAAGGGMVTVTANGAQEILAVKIDPAVINPDDVDMLQDLVLAAVNEALKKAGDMMKEEMAQVTGGIKIPGMF; encoded by the coding sequence ATGAAAGGCATGGGCGACCTGGTTCGTCAGGCGCAAATGATGCAGAACAAGATCTCCAAATTGCAGGAGGAAGTCGGCCAACGAACCGTCGAGGCGGCAGCTGGCGGCGGCATGGTCACGGTCACGGCCAACGGCGCCCAGGAAATCCTGGCCGTGAAAATTGATCCGGCCGTGATCAACCCCGATGATGTGGACATGTTGCAGGATCTGGTTCTGGCCGCGGTGAACGAGGCCCTGAAGAAGGCCGGCGACATGATGAAGGAGGAGATGGCCCAGGTGACCGGCGGGATCAAGATCCCCGGCATGTTTTAG
- the recR gene encoding recombination mediator RecR, with protein sequence MRELPQTLQSVVEQLAGLPGLGPKSALRVALTLLKWPKERTSELGRGIFELRDKLCLCRSCAGIADQDPCAICSDPARAAEQLCLVAEWDSMLLMEQSGGYRGKYLVLGGLLSPLDGIKPETLEIARLRERLAENHVRELILALGTTLESESTGSYIKNFVERDYPGVQVTRLAQGIPLGTDLKFIDKETLRQSITYRQTL encoded by the coding sequence GTGCGCGAACTGCCGCAGACTCTGCAGAGCGTGGTGGAGCAGTTAGCCGGACTGCCGGGTCTTGGCCCAAAGTCAGCCCTGCGTGTGGCCTTGACCTTGCTGAAATGGCCCAAGGAGCGAACATCGGAACTGGGACGGGGCATTTTCGAGCTGCGGGACAAACTGTGCTTATGCCGTTCCTGCGCCGGAATCGCCGACCAGGATCCGTGCGCCATCTGTTCCGACCCGGCCAGGGCCGCAGAGCAGCTCTGCCTGGTGGCCGAATGGGACTCCATGCTCCTGATGGAACAGTCCGGGGGCTACCGCGGCAAATATCTGGTTCTGGGAGGGCTTTTGTCCCCTCTGGATGGCATCAAGCCGGAAACTCTGGAAATAGCCCGCCTGCGCGAACGTCTCGCCGAGAACCATGTCCGGGAGCTGATCCTGGCCCTGGGAACAACCCTGGAGTCGGAGTCCACGGGGTCATATATCAAGAACTTCGTCGAACGGGACTATCCAGGCGTCCAGGTCACTCGGCTGGCCCAGGGTATTCCCCTGGGCACGGACCTGAAGTTCATCGACAAAGAAACCCTGCGCCAGTCCATCACATATCGACAAACACTCTAG